The genomic region AACTTGCTGAAAATCTCTCACTCTTTTTAGTAACCTGTTAGCAATTCTCGGTGTCCCCCTACTTCTTTTAGCAATTTCAGAGGCGCTTTCATAGTCTATTTGAGTACCTAATACTTCAGCAGTTCGAATGATAATCTGTTGTAGTTCAATTTCTTTATAATATTCTAAACGCAAATGAACTCCGAAACGATCTCGCAACGGGCTTGTTAAACTACCTGCACGTGTTGTAGCACCGACTAATGTAAATGGAGGCAAATCGATACGTATACTTCTAGCCTCATCACCTTTACCCACGATAATATCTAAGAAAAAATCTTCCATCGCAGGGTACAATACTTCTTCAACTACACTGCTAAGTCTGTGTATTTCATCAATGAACAAGACATCACCTGGCTGTAATGCTGTTAAAATGGCAGCTAAATCCCCTGGGCGCTCAATCGATGGACCTGAGACTGTGCGCATATTCACGTCCATTTCATTTGCAATGATATGAGACAATGTTGTTTTACCTAATCCTGGGGGTCCAAACAACAAGACATGATCTAAAGGCTCTTCACGTAATTTTGCTGCCTCAATGAACACTTCCAAGTTAGATTTAATTGATGATTGACCAATGTACTGTCTTAAATATTCTGGACGCAGGGATAATTCAAATTCATGCTCATGTGAATGTTCATGTCCATCTACTGTACGTTCTTCATTCATGAAATCCCTCCCCAATTATTTTATAAGTTGTTTTAAGCCGAATTTAACAGCATCATCAACACTTTCAAATTGTTGTTGTTTCATTTGTTTTTCTACTTTATTCAGTTCACGTTTAGAATACCCTAAAGCTTCAAGTGCTAGCATCGCTTCATCTTGGACATTCAATTGTTTTTCACTTGTATCCATTTGCATTACAGTTTGTTCAGTTTCTACATCTATGACGACTTTTCCCTTTAGATCTAAAATGATTTGACGTGCTGTTTTCTTTCCGATACCAGGAAATTGAGTCAGATAAGCATCATTTTCATTCTCAATAGCCAATTTAACATCACTTGGCGTGCTCGCCGCTAAAATAGCTAGCGCTGATTTGGGACCTATGCCAGTTACTTTAATTAAACTCGCAAATAAATCTTTTTCTTCTTGATTGATAAAGCCGTATAGCAGGTGTGCATCATCACGTACAATAAGTGTTGTGTGCACTTTCGCTTTTTGATTAATCAATTTTTGAAAACGATAAGAATTCGGCGTATGCACCTCATATGCCACCCCTGAAGTTGTTTCTATAACAATATGTGTCGGGTTTAATTCGGTAATTTCCCCGTATAAATAAGCGTACATATCATTCAAACTCCTTACATGTTCATTCCAATTATATCAACATTATAAACGTTATCCATCTGTCTTAGCTGATTGATGATTTCATAAGCATTCATAGAAGACTCAGTAGCATTTAAAGATAAAGTAATAGACGCACGACCATCAATCGGGACACTTTGGTGTATTGTCAAAACTGATAATTTGTACTCAGATAATTGATCAAGAATATAAGCTAACGTTCCTACTTTGTCATTTACAAACAAAACAAGCGTAAACTCATTACTTGTTTGTTTTAACGCTTCTAACGGAAATATAGTATCTCGATATTTATAGAACGCACTTCTAGAACAGTCATGCATATTAACAGCTTCTTGGATAGTAAGAGAATGGTTGTCTTTTAATGATTTTTTTACATTCAGCACCTTTTGTACTACATAAGGTAAGACATCTTCTCGAATTAGATAAAATTGATGTTCCATATTACCTTATAAAACCTCCTCATTTACTCAACAAACTCAAATTCTCCACCTAAGATACGTACGATATCTCCATTTTCAGCGCCTCTTTCCCGTAAAGCGTCATCAATTCCCATCGATCTCATTTGTCGGGCGAAACGTCGCACAGCGGGATCACTGTTAAAATCAGTCATTTTAAACATACGCTCAATTGCATTACCACTCACAACATACGCACCATCATCATCTCGCGTGATTTCGAATTTATCTTGAGATGGGGTATGCTTGTAAAGCACGCGATTAACACCAACTGAATCTTCATCTAAACTAAAGTCTATATCTTTTACCGATTCAAGTGTATTGGCAATCTCATATAGTAATTGATCAATATTTTCTCGTGTATATGAAGAAATAGGTATTACTGTCACATCAGAATCGAGCTGTGCTTTAAAAAGTTCGAGCTGTTCTTGTGATTCAGGCATATCCATTTTATTTGCCACAATAATTTGTGGTCTCTCGTCTAACCGCTGTTTATATGCAGTTAATTCTTTATTAATTGTGACATAGTCGTCAAATGGGTCTCGACCTTCCATACCACTCATATCAACCACATGAACAATAACTTTTGTACGCTCAACATGACGTAAAAATTGATGACCTAGACCAACACCTTCAGACGCGCCCTCAATAAGACCTGGCAAATCAGCCATCACAAAGCTTCGTTGATCAGGTGTTGTGACAACACCTAAATTAGGTTGAATAGTTGTAAAATGATATGCACCAATTTTAGGTTTTGCTTTTGAAACAATTGAAAGTAATGTAGATTTACCTACGCTTGGGAAACCTACTAATCCGACATCAGCTAATAATTTTAATTCTAAAGTAACTTCAATTTCTTCTCCGGGTTCTCCATTTTCACTAAAATCTGGTGCTGGGTTTTTTGGAGAGGCAAAGCGAGAATTCCCACGGCCACCACGGCCACCTTTAGCAACAACCGCACGTTGTCCATGTTCAATCAAATCAGCTAAAACTTCTTCATTGTCACTATTTTTAATAGTAGTACCTGGCGGAACCTTTAATACCAAATCTTCAGCATTTTTACCATGCATATTACTACCTTGGCCATTTTCTCCCTTTTTAGCTTTAAATTGCCGTTGATATCGAAAATCCATCAAAGTACGAAGGCCTTCGTCAACTTCAAATACAACTGATGCACCACGGCCACCGTCTCCTCCTGCAGGACCACCAAAAGGGACATATTTTTCGCGACGATAAGCTGTGATACCATTACCACCATCGCCCGCTTTTAAAAATATCTTTACTTGATCGACAAACATCTTTTCACCTCTTTTTCACTATTTTATCTTTATTATCACTCATTTTGAAGTCATTTATAAGACGTATAAAAAATAAACACCAGAAGGCAACTTCTGGTGTTTAAATTAGACAAATTATTCAGCAACTGCGTATACAGATACTTGTTTTTTGTCGCGACCTTTACGTTCGAATTTTACAACGCCGTCGATTTTAGCGAATAATGTATCATCGCCACCACGACCTACGTTTTCACCTGGGTAAATTTTAGTACCACGTTGGCGGAAAAGGATAGAACCACCAGTAACGAATTGACCGTCCGCACGTTTAGCACCTAAACGTTTAGATTCTGAATCACGTCCGTTCTTTGTAGAACTTACCCCTTTCTTAGATGCGAAAAATTGTAAGTTTAATTTTAACATGAGTTACACCTCACTTAAGATTTAATTTAATATAGTCACTATATTCATCTTCAATAGTTTGCAAAGAAACTATCATCGCTTGTAGTATAAGTTGCGCTTGCTCATTTGATGTATCAATTGTGCGCACATGAAAATATCCACCATCATCATCGTAATCAATATCAGGCTTTTCAGAAGTTAATCCCATTATAGCATTCACACTTCCAAATAGTACAGCAGTCGCTCCCGCACAGACAATATCTTGACCATACTCAGCAAAACCAGCATGACCTGTCATGATTACATCAGTTACTTGACCTTCGTCATTTAAACTGATATCAACATTAATCATAATTAAGCGTTGATTTTATCAATTGTTAATTTAGTGTAAGGTTGACGATGGCCTTTTTTACGTTTTGAGTCTTTACGACGACGGTATGTGAACACAGTGATTTTTTTACCGCGACCTTGTTTGTTAACAGTAGCAGTAACAGTAGCGCCTTCAACTGTTGGGGCACCTACTTTAACTGAATCTCCACCTACAAATAAAACTTTATCAAATGTGAAAGTATCACCTTCGTTAACATTTAACTTTTCAACGAAGATTTCTTGTCCTTCTTCAACTTTGATTTGTTTTCCACCTGTTTCAATAATAGCAAACATACTTTGCACCTCCTATAATTAAGTCACGCCATATATAGGTGACCTGATGTACTTTAAAACCTATATTTGAGCGGTTGTATGTAGCTAAAAACTACTCAACTACTGCATGATACCATTTACACTTATTTCATGTCAATAGGATGGCGCTTATTTTTATATACTTTCATAACCAAGCGTATTAGCAATAATAAAATAGCATTTAAAAATAGCGTCGGTAACATTCTATAAAATAGAAAATGGAATAAATTAAAATCAATTAATCCAAGTATTGCGTATATCATAACGGAAAAGATTTCAAATAACGCAATCAGTATTAAAGTAGATACATAAATCATACTATTATCCCGGTAAAATACTTTTAAAAACTTATCCGCACTTAACGTAAAAATGATATATCCAAATAAGTATACACCATAAATTTGACCGAAATAAACATCATGTAGTAGACCTAAAAATACACTAAGGATTAATGCAATATTAGTGTTTTTTAAAATGGTCAAAAGTAAAATCATCAATAAAGTGAGATGTGGTACAAAAATGAGATTGATATTACCAATGTGAATGGGCGATAAAAAAGTCAAAAGTGAATCAGTGTAAAAACATAGTATTGCCAATAGAAAATAATGAATGATCTTCATGCGCTTTCACCTTTTTGCTCATCATACACAACATTATTTTTAGCGACATATACATGTGATAGTCCATTCATATTAGCACCTGTTTTAATGACAACTTGTTTAGATAAGCCGTATTGATCTTTTTGTACTTTTTCAACTTCACCAACGTATAATCCTTTTGGAAGTTGGTCACCCAACCCACTTGTCAGTACTTGATCCCCTTTTTCGACATCATCATTGTCATCTATATCGCTAATAATCAATCTATTTTTTTCATCATCATAATGGTCAATCAAACCAAATACTTCGTCTGAGTCATGCTGAATGTTTACAGAAAGCCTATTTGTTCGGCCTTTTGTAGATATTAAATTCACTTTTGAAGAAAATTGATTCACTTTGGCTACGCGCCCAATTAAACCATCGCTTGTCATGACAGCCATATTTTCTTTAATTCCTGCTTTTTGACCCTTATCAATAACGATAGTATTAAGCCATTGATCTGGCTGTCGAGCGATAACCGCGGCTGATATAGGATTATATTTCGCAATATCACTCATATCAAGCTCTTTTTTTAATTTTTCATTTTCTGATTTTAAACGATTATTTTCAGCTTCAAGTTGTTTTTCTTTATTTGTTGGCCTTTGATTGTGTTCAAAAAATTGATTGATTGAACCAGAAACAAATTGAATAGGATAGGAGAATATACGCTGTCCAAAACTAACCGTATCCCCTAGATATTGTTCTGGGACTGATTGGGTATTCGATCTTAATGAGAGACCGATTAAAGCAATAAATAGAATGATTGAACAAAACAACACAACTAATTTGTTGTTTCTAAAAAAATTGGACAACCTCAACACCTCATATTTTATGTATTTGTTTATAATGTATTATTTTATATGA from Staphylococcus felis harbors:
- the ruvB gene encoding Holliday junction branch migration DNA helicase RuvB, which produces MNEERTVDGHEHSHEHEFELSLRPEYLRQYIGQSSIKSNLEVFIEAAKLREEPLDHVLLFGPPGLGKTTLSHIIANEMDVNMRTVSGPSIERPGDLAAILTALQPGDVLFIDEIHRLSSVVEEVLYPAMEDFFLDIIVGKGDEARSIRIDLPPFTLVGATTRAGSLTSPLRDRFGVHLRLEYYKEIELQQIIIRTAEVLGTQIDYESASEIAKRSRGTPRIANRLLKRVRDFQQVQKDDMIYIETTKHALQLLQVDEEGLDYIDHKMMACIIEQYHGGPVGLDTIAVSIGEERVTIEDVYEPFLIQKGFLERTPRGRKATAYAYEHFNYPTK
- the ruvA gene encoding Holliday junction branch migration protein RuvA — encoded protein: MYAYLYGEITELNPTHIVIETTSGVAYEVHTPNSYRFQKLINQKAKVHTTLIVRDDAHLLYGFINQEEKDLFASLIKVTGIGPKSALAILAASTPSDVKLAIENENDAYLTQFPGIGKKTARQIILDLKGKVVIDVETEQTVMQMDTSEKQLNVQDEAMLALEALGYSKRELNKVEKQMKQQQFESVDDAVKFGLKQLIK
- a CDS encoding ACT domain-containing protein — encoded protein: MEHQFYLIREDVLPYVVQKVLNVKKSLKDNHSLTIQEAVNMHDCSRSAFYKYRDTIFPLEALKQTSNEFTLVLFVNDKVGTLAYILDQLSEYKLSVLTIHQSVPIDGRASITLSLNATESSMNAYEIINQLRQMDNVYNVDIIGMNM
- the obgE gene encoding GTPase ObgE — encoded protein: MFVDQVKIFLKAGDGGNGITAYRREKYVPFGGPAGGDGGRGASVVFEVDEGLRTLMDFRYQRQFKAKKGENGQGSNMHGKNAEDLVLKVPPGTTIKNSDNEEVLADLIEHGQRAVVAKGGRGGRGNSRFASPKNPAPDFSENGEPGEEIEVTLELKLLADVGLVGFPSVGKSTLLSIVSKAKPKIGAYHFTTIQPNLGVVTTPDQRSFVMADLPGLIEGASEGVGLGHQFLRHVERTKVIVHVVDMSGMEGRDPFDDYVTINKELTAYKQRLDERPQIIVANKMDMPESQEQLELFKAQLDSDVTVIPISSYTRENIDQLLYEIANTLESVKDIDFSLDEDSVGVNRVLYKHTPSQDKFEITRDDDGAYVVSGNAIERMFKMTDFNSDPAVRRFARQMRSMGIDDALRERGAENGDIVRILGGEFEFVE
- the rpmA gene encoding 50S ribosomal protein L27 — encoded protein: MLKLNLQFFASKKGVSSTKNGRDSESKRLGAKRADGQFVTGGSILFRQRGTKIYPGENVGRGGDDTLFAKIDGVVKFERKGRDKKQVSVYAVAE
- a CDS encoding ribosomal-processing cysteine protease Prp yields the protein MINVDISLNDEGQVTDVIMTGHAGFAEYGQDIVCAGATAVLFGSVNAIMGLTSEKPDIDYDDDGGYFHVRTIDTSNEQAQLILQAMIVSLQTIEDEYSDYIKLNLK
- the rplU gene encoding 50S ribosomal protein L21 — its product is MFAIIETGGKQIKVEEGQEIFVEKLNVNEGDTFTFDKVLFVGGDSVKVGAPTVEGATVTATVNKQGRGKKITVFTYRRRKDSKRKKGHRQPYTKLTIDKINA
- the mreD gene encoding rod shape-determining protein MreD: MAILCFYTDSLLTFLSPIHIGNINLIFVPHLTLLMILLLTILKNTNIALILSVFLGLLHDVYFGQIYGVYLFGYIIFTLSADKFLKVFYRDNSMIYVSTLILIALFEIFSVMIYAILGLIDFNLFHFLFYRMLPTLFLNAILLLLIRLVMKVYKNKRHPIDMK
- the mreC gene encoding rod shape-determining protein MreC, which translates into the protein MSNFFRNNKLVVLFCSIILFIALIGLSLRSNTQSVPEQYLGDTVSFGQRIFSYPIQFVSGSINQFFEHNQRPTNKEKQLEAENNRLKSENEKLKKELDMSDIAKYNPISAAVIARQPDQWLNTIVIDKGQKAGIKENMAVMTSDGLIGRVAKVNQFSSKVNLISTKGRTNRLSVNIQHDSDEVFGLIDHYDDEKNRLIISDIDDNDDVEKGDQVLTSGLGDQLPKGLYVGEVEKVQKDQYGLSKQVVIKTGANMNGLSHVYVAKNNVVYDEQKGESA